The Desulfuromonas versatilis genome has a segment encoding these proteins:
- a CDS encoding S1C family serine protease: protein MTKDLYQVVWIMVLITLVLFGSTARADAQSLSGLYKQVNHSVVVVHTVEKQMSQKKRDGLVSAEGLGSGVLVSADGKVLTASHVVHTADAVGVEFWNGQIIPARVIASAPEADVALLQLDMVPDEVSPAELGDSDHVEIGEEVFVIGNPYGLGRTLTAGYVSARHRPKNGSGDQTSLEMLQTDAAINMGNSGGPMFDMEGKVVGIASRILSQSGGFEGLGFVVTSNVAKRMLLEEQSFWAGLTSFLLTDELAQVFNLPQTAGLLVQQVAEGSPAAKLGLHQGQSPATVNDKNFLVGGDIILEMEGVQITGDRAFADQVHLILNQLQAGSTFDVKVYRAGQIVELSTTL from the coding sequence ATGACTAAGGATCTTTATCAGGTGGTATGGATCATGGTCCTGATTACCCTGGTCCTGTTCGGATCGACCGCCCGGGCCGATGCGCAATCCCTGAGCGGACTTTATAAACAGGTGAACCACTCCGTGGTGGTGGTGCATACGGTCGAAAAACAGATGTCCCAGAAAAAACGCGACGGGCTGGTCAGTGCCGAAGGACTCGGCTCAGGGGTCCTGGTTTCTGCCGACGGCAAAGTATTGACCGCGTCCCATGTCGTTCATACCGCCGATGCGGTCGGCGTGGAGTTCTGGAATGGGCAGATCATCCCGGCACGGGTCATCGCTTCGGCGCCCGAGGCCGATGTCGCCCTGCTGCAGCTGGACATGGTCCCCGACGAGGTTTCCCCGGCCGAACTCGGAGACTCGGACCACGTCGAAATCGGCGAGGAAGTGTTTGTCATAGGGAATCCTTACGGTCTTGGCCGGACCTTGACCGCCGGTTACGTCAGTGCCCGGCACCGGCCCAAGAACGGTTCCGGAGACCAGACCTCGCTGGAGATGCTGCAGACCGACGCGGCCATCAACATGGGTAATTCCGGCGGCCCCATGTTCGACATGGAGGGCAAGGTGGTCGGCATCGCCAGTCGCATTCTCAGTCAGTCCGGCGGCTTCGAGGGGCTGGGGTTCGTGGTGACTTCCAATGTCGCCAAGCGGATGCTTCTCGAGGAACAATCGTTTTGGGCGGGGCTTACCAGCTTTTTGCTCACCGACGAACTGGCGCAGGTCTTCAATCTGCCCCAGACCGCCGGTCTTCTGGTGCAGCAGGTGGCCGAGGGCTCTCCGGCGGCAAAGCTTGGTCTGCATCAGGGGCAATCCCCGGCCACGGTTAACGACAAAAATTTCCTGGTCGGCGGCGACATCATTCTGGAAATGGAAGGGGTTCAGATCACCGGTGACCGGGCGTTTGCCGACCAGGTCCACCTGATTTTAAACCAGCTGCAGGCGGGCAGTACCTTCGATGTCAAAGTTTATCGCGCCGGACAGATCGTCGAATTGTCGACAACCTTGTGA
- a CDS encoding alpha/beta fold hydrolase: protein MQTLRSASLSRFLVLPVLLMAAFLTTSTLHAVEKDDSPPQLGLYLEGVAYPFPVHRYQFTSQGHDLQMAYMDVQPKDAPLKNILLLHGKNFNGAYFGQLAGDLQKAGYRVIIPDQLGFGKSSKPLPYNYTFQQLALNTHNLLESLGIDKVTVLGHSMGGMLATRYALMYPDQANELILMNPIGLEDWKTVVPYQSLDQWYESELNKTAEKIRKYQLASYYDGKWKPEYDAWVDLLAGVISSPGYPQMAKTQALLYDMIFTQPVVYEFPLVKSRTLLLIGTRDRTALGKNLVSPEIGKTMGLYENLGKKTAAAIPDATLVEFDNVGHLPHIEAYERMLPPLLKWLEN, encoded by the coding sequence ATGCAGACACTTCGATCCGCATCATTGAGTCGTTTCCTTGTTCTACCCGTGCTGCTGATGGCAGCATTTCTCACCACGTCCACCCTGCACGCTGTCGAGAAAGATGATTCTCCGCCGCAACTGGGGCTTTATCTGGAAGGGGTCGCCTACCCGTTCCCGGTTCACCGGTACCAGTTCACCAGTCAGGGGCATGACCTGCAGATGGCGTACATGGATGTCCAACCCAAAGACGCGCCTCTGAAGAACATCCTTCTGCTGCACGGCAAGAACTTCAACGGGGCCTATTTCGGGCAGCTGGCTGGCGATCTGCAGAAAGCAGGCTACCGGGTGATCATCCCCGACCAGCTTGGCTTTGGAAAATCCTCCAAGCCCCTGCCCTACAACTACACCTTCCAGCAGCTGGCGCTCAATACGCACAACCTGCTTGAATCACTCGGCATTGATAAAGTGACCGTCCTGGGCCACAGCATGGGCGGGATGCTGGCGACACGTTACGCCCTGATGTACCCGGATCAGGCGAACGAACTGATCCTGATGAACCCGATCGGGCTGGAGGACTGGAAAACGGTGGTACCGTACCAGAGCCTGGACCAATGGTATGAAAGCGAGTTGAACAAAACCGCCGAGAAAATCCGGAAATACCAGCTGGCAAGCTATTACGACGGCAAGTGGAAGCCCGAGTATGACGCGTGGGTTGACCTGCTGGCCGGTGTAATCTCCAGCCCCGGCTATCCGCAAATGGCCAAAACGCAGGCGCTGCTTTATGACATGATCTTTACCCAGCCGGTGGTGTACGAGTTCCCGCTGGTCAAGAGCCGGACGCTGCTGCTGATCGGTACCCGTGACCGCACGGCGCTGGGCAAGAATCTGGTCAGCCCGGAGATCGGCAAAACCATGGGTCTGTATGAGAATCTTGGCAAAAAAACCGCAGCAGCCATCCCCGATGCGACTCTGGTTGAGTTCGACAATGTCGGCCACCTGCCGCACATTGAAGCCTACGAGCGAATGCTGCCGCCACTGCTGAAGTGGCTGGAAAACTGA
- a CDS encoding LysR family transcriptional regulator, producing MINQQWLHTFLALVEVGHFTQTAEKLHMTQPGVSQQIKKLEEQVGVLLLNRIGKRFELTREGEILYRFGCKRRQEEAQLYRELRFDDPHKGECRIACSGAMATFLYPHFLKRQKIHPGLMVAIEGAPNERIIQSLLQNVIDLGIVTQPSPSTELVFESLGFESLCLVLPSDYASQAQNFDALKEIGFIDHPDGAHYADRLLSANFGEQFHSVGKLSKKGYINQINQILVPVAEGLGFTVLPEMAVHQFPQQALLYVVPLKIPIYDELFLARKKHRILPMRYEWFERKIKELLREGLKKPNTPV from the coding sequence ATGATTAACCAACAATGGCTGCACACCTTTCTCGCTTTGGTTGAAGTGGGTCATTTCACCCAAACTGCCGAAAAGCTGCATATGACCCAGCCAGGCGTTAGCCAGCAGATTAAGAAGCTGGAGGAACAGGTGGGGGTTCTTCTGTTGAACCGAATCGGGAAACGGTTTGAGTTAACCCGCGAAGGAGAAATCCTGTACCGGTTTGGCTGCAAAAGACGTCAAGAAGAAGCGCAACTCTACAGGGAGTTGCGGTTTGATGACCCACATAAGGGGGAATGCCGCATTGCCTGTTCGGGGGCCATGGCGACCTTTCTCTATCCACATTTTCTGAAAAGACAAAAAATTCATCCTGGACTGATGGTCGCCATTGAAGGAGCACCAAACGAGCGAATCATTCAGAGCCTATTACAAAATGTAATTGATCTGGGTATTGTCACCCAGCCTTCACCTTCGACTGAGCTGGTGTTTGAGTCGCTTGGTTTTGAATCTTTGTGTCTTGTGCTACCGAGTGACTATGCTTCTCAGGCCCAGAATTTTGACGCGCTGAAAGAGATTGGCTTTATTGATCACCCTGATGGCGCTCACTATGCTGACCGTCTGTTGAGCGCCAACTTTGGGGAGCAATTCCATAGCGTCGGTAAGTTAAGCAAGAAAGGCTACATCAATCAGATAAACCAGATATTGGTGCCGGTAGCCGAAGGCCTTGGATTCACGGTATTGCCTGAAATGGCCGTTCATCAATTTCCACAGCAAGCATTGCTCTATGTCGTCCCGTTAAAAATCCCCATCTATGACGAATTATTTCTAGCCAGGAAAAAGCACCGGATACTGCCAATGCGTTATGAATGGTTTGAAAGGAAAATAAAAGAACTCCTCAGGGAGGGTCTGAAAAAACCGAATACTCCGGTTTGA
- a CDS encoding lactoylglutathione lyase family protein, which translates to MASSYPRTFSHIGISVPDLEAAVRFYTEVLGWYLIMEPTDVVEDDSAIGQMCTDVFGAGWERFRIAHLSTGDRIGVELFEFKNQTNPGDNFEYWKTGVFHFAVQDPNVEELAEKIVAAGGKRRMKAPRYYYPGEKPYRMIYMEDPFGNILEIYSHSYELHYSSGAYQ; encoded by the coding sequence ATGGCTAGTTCATATCCACGCACATTTTCACATATCGGCATTTCGGTACCAGACCTGGAGGCCGCTGTAAGGTTTTATACCGAGGTGCTTGGTTGGTATCTGATTATGGAACCGACCGACGTTGTCGAGGACGATAGCGCGATCGGCCAAATGTGTACCGATGTTTTTGGGGCCGGGTGGGAGAGATTTCGCATTGCCCACCTGTCAACAGGAGATCGCATCGGTGTCGAACTGTTTGAATTTAAGAACCAAACGAATCCGGGAGACAATTTTGAATACTGGAAAACCGGAGTCTTCCATTTTGCGGTTCAAGATCCCAACGTCGAGGAATTGGCCGAAAAGATCGTCGCCGCCGGCGGCAAACGACGGATGAAGGCACCGCGTTACTACTATCCGGGAGAAAAACCGTATCGCATGATCTACATGGAAGACCCGTTCGGCAATATTTTGGAAATCTACAGCCACAGTTATGAACTGCATTACTCGAGCGGCGCATACCAATAA
- a CDS encoding ABC transporter permease — MKWRKLVFVALKSIARNKMRSLLTMLGIIIGVASVITLVALGEGSQKDIEGDVASLGTNLLMVRPGSAQSGGVRGGAGSRASLTMNDVVRLEKDGSLLRWVSAEIRANGQVIAGNNNWNTSVIGVAPEYLSIRNYQIASGSFFSDRECKTRAKVAVLGKTVADELFPDQDPVGSNLRIRNVPFKVIGVLAEKGQSAMGNDQDDIILAPDATVLYRLSNGKNIQDISASAFSEEQMDAAKAQLTTLLRSEHRLAPGAEDDFQIRDQTEIIEIATRVTGTLTLLLSSIAGVSLLVGGIGIMNIMLVSVTERTREIGIRLAIGARPLDVLAQFLIEAAILSLLGGLIGILSGLSAAWGVGRLLGISAVLNPAVVMMTVLFTGAVGVFFGFYPARKAANLNPIDALRYE, encoded by the coding sequence ATGAAATGGCGCAAGCTGGTCTTCGTCGCCTTGAAAAGCATTGCCCGCAACAAGATGCGCAGCCTCTTGACCATGCTCGGGATCATTATCGGCGTCGCTTCGGTGATCACCCTGGTCGCCCTGGGGGAGGGTTCACAAAAAGATATCGAGGGCGATGTGGCTTCCCTGGGAACGAATTTACTCATGGTGCGCCCGGGAAGCGCACAGTCAGGCGGGGTTCGCGGCGGGGCCGGCAGCCGGGCGAGCCTCACCATGAACGATGTCGTCCGCCTGGAGAAGGATGGCAGCCTGCTGCGTTGGGTCTCCGCCGAAATCCGCGCCAATGGCCAGGTGATTGCCGGCAACAACAACTGGAATACCAGTGTCATCGGTGTCGCGCCGGAATATCTGTCGATCCGCAACTATCAGATCGCCAGCGGATCGTTTTTCAGCGATCGCGAGTGCAAAACCAGGGCAAAGGTTGCGGTGCTTGGCAAGACCGTCGCCGATGAACTCTTTCCGGATCAGGACCCCGTGGGGTCGAACCTGCGGATTCGCAATGTCCCCTTCAAGGTGATCGGCGTATTGGCGGAGAAAGGCCAATCGGCAATGGGCAACGATCAGGACGATATCATCCTCGCGCCTGACGCCACCGTCCTGTACCGCTTGAGTAACGGCAAGAACATCCAGGACATCTCCGCCAGCGCCTTCAGCGAGGAGCAAATGGATGCCGCCAAGGCCCAGCTCACCACTTTGCTGCGCAGTGAACACCGCCTGGCTCCAGGTGCTGAGGATGACTTCCAGATTCGCGACCAGACGGAGATTATCGAGATCGCCACCCGGGTCACCGGCACCCTGACGCTGCTGCTGAGTTCCATCGCGGGGGTTTCGTTACTCGTCGGCGGGATCGGCATCATGAACATCATGCTGGTCTCGGTCACCGAACGCACCCGGGAGATTGGCATCCGCCTCGCCATTGGCGCCAGGCCGCTCGATGTTTTAGCGCAGTTTCTCATCGAAGCCGCCATCCTCAGCCTGCTCGGCGGCCTGATCGGAATCCTGTCCGGCTTGAGCGCAGCCTGGGGCGTCGGCAGATTGCTGGGCATCAGCGCGGTCTTAAACCCCGCCGTTGTGATGATGACCGTGCTTTTCACCGGGGCCGTCGGAGTGTTTTTCGGCTTCTACCCGGCCCGCAAAGCCGCCAATCTCAATCCGATCGATGCCTTGCGCTATGAATGA
- a CDS encoding ABC transporter ATP-binding protein, whose translation MSAEIRLSHIRKVFSLGDVEVKALGGVSLSICRGEFVAIMGSSGSGKSTLMNILGCLDTPTSGSYSFEEVTVEGLNRRQLADLRNTKIGFVFQGFNLLPRTTALENVELPLLYDRHRTIANPRQSAIAALKRVGLGNRLDHEPNQLSGGQQQRVAIARALVTQPAFILADEPTGNLDSRTTLEVLALFQELNREGLTLVMVTHEAEVACYASRLVELRDGLLLRDEAIGNPRNAAADLAAADAGGAS comes from the coding sequence ATGAGCGCCGAAATCAGGCTCTCTCATATCCGCAAAGTCTTTTCCCTCGGCGATGTCGAGGTGAAGGCTTTGGGCGGGGTCTCGTTGAGTATTTGCCGTGGCGAATTCGTTGCCATCATGGGCAGCTCCGGAAGTGGAAAATCGACCCTGATGAACATTCTTGGCTGTCTCGATACCCCGACCAGCGGCAGTTACAGCTTTGAAGAGGTGACCGTCGAAGGCTTGAACCGCAGGCAACTCGCTGACCTGCGCAATACCAAGATCGGGTTCGTGTTTCAGGGGTTCAACCTGCTGCCCCGCACCACGGCCTTGGAGAATGTGGAACTGCCCTTGCTCTATGATCGGCACCGCACGATCGCCAATCCTCGTCAGAGCGCTATTGCCGCATTGAAGCGCGTCGGGCTGGGGAATCGCCTCGACCATGAACCGAACCAGCTTTCCGGCGGACAGCAACAGCGGGTCGCCATTGCCCGCGCCCTGGTGACCCAGCCGGCGTTTATACTGGCAGACGAGCCGACCGGCAACCTTGACAGCCGCACGACCCTGGAGGTCCTTGCCCTGTTCCAGGAGCTGAACCGGGAAGGCTTGACCCTGGTGATGGTCACCCACGAAGCGGAGGTCGCCTGTTACGCCAGCCGACTGGTGGAGCTACGCGACGGCCTGCTGCTGCGGGACGAAGCGATCGGCAATCCTCGCAACGCTGCAGCAGATCTTGCGGCTGCCGATGCAGGGGGCGCCTCATGA
- a CDS encoding efflux RND transporter periplasmic adaptor subunit: MKIRKLSRVSKAGVALIGALTLVILAWWAFAQQGPPGAPPLVKFAQVSRGDLEIIVSSTGTLAAVETVEIGTQVSGTIEKLLIDYNDQVKKGQVLAILDQALFNASVNNAKAAVLKARAEFTQAEAEFERNAPLFAKGYISEQEFLPISTAVDTTKAALQSAEANLQQARINLEHTVIRSPINGTVIDRSVDAGQTVAASLSTPTLFLIAEDLSRMQIETQVDETDIGQIRQGLPVRFTVQSYPEQIFVGTVRQIRLQPKTVDNVVTYTVIVEAGNESRRLMPGMTATVDFLVHQAKSALLVPVAALNFKPDSRFDRASVNAKAGASQVFCPEDGGRLRPVNITTGQSDGLVTEVTGGALEEGMRVAIGFQQKEDGSGPDRGFSLFGLVGQGQGSGPGPGPGGPRP; this comes from the coding sequence ATGAAGATACGAAAACTCTCACGAGTGAGCAAAGCAGGGGTCGCGCTTATCGGGGCTCTGACCCTGGTGATTCTTGCCTGGTGGGCCTTCGCCCAGCAGGGACCGCCCGGGGCACCACCCTTAGTCAAGTTCGCTCAGGTGAGCCGGGGAGACCTTGAGATCATCGTCTCCAGCACCGGGACTCTCGCTGCCGTGGAAACCGTGGAAATCGGCACCCAGGTTTCCGGGACGATAGAAAAACTGCTGATCGATTACAATGACCAGGTCAAAAAAGGGCAGGTCTTAGCCATTCTGGATCAGGCCCTTTTCAACGCCTCGGTCAACAATGCCAAAGCAGCCGTGCTCAAAGCCCGGGCGGAATTCACGCAGGCAGAGGCCGAGTTCGAGCGCAATGCCCCGCTCTTTGCCAAGGGCTACATCTCGGAACAGGAGTTTCTCCCCATCAGCACGGCGGTCGATACGACCAAAGCCGCTCTGCAATCGGCGGAAGCCAACCTGCAGCAAGCCCGGATCAATCTTGAGCATACGGTGATCCGTTCGCCGATCAACGGCACGGTCATCGATCGCAGCGTCGATGCCGGGCAGACGGTGGCGGCGAGCCTCAGCACCCCCACCCTGTTCCTGATCGCCGAAGATCTATCCCGCATGCAGATCGAAACCCAGGTCGACGAAACCGACATCGGTCAGATTCGCCAGGGGCTTCCGGTGCGTTTTACGGTGCAAAGCTATCCGGAGCAGATCTTTGTCGGAACCGTTCGGCAAATCCGGCTGCAGCCGAAAACCGTCGATAACGTGGTGACCTACACCGTGATAGTCGAAGCAGGCAACGAATCGAGGCGACTGATGCCAGGGATGACCGCAACCGTTGATTTCCTTGTCCATCAAGCCAAAAGCGCACTTCTGGTGCCCGTTGCCGCGCTGAATTTCAAACCGGACTCCAGGTTTGACAGGGCATCGGTCAATGCCAAGGCAGGGGCTAGTCAGGTATTTTGCCCTGAGGATGGTGGACGGTTGCGGCCCGTCAACATCACCACCGGACAGAGCGACGGACTGGTCACCGAGGTCACCGGCGGGGCCCTTGAGGAAGGGATGAGGGTGGCCATCGGCTTCCAACAGAAAGAGGATGGTTCTGGCCCTGATCGCGGTTTTTCTCTGTTTGGCCTGGTGGGACAAGGACAGGGCTCAGGGCCTGGTCCGGGTCCAGGGGGGCCTCGACCATGA
- a CDS encoding TolC family protein, translated as MDKKDRIRATGFRVWPTVLITFIVLALPSRGDCEIPAKQVLSLGQAVLIALKNNPGLNRQANAVASAEISASQQRTNFYPDLQITATGSKHFDKAYEQTTGQDENRNYSSINTELSSTVNLFNGFADIAGLKSAELELGAGRETLSREEQALAFETISSFIQVLTDQALIQVEEENLQENRKLLERIENLYQAGNLALSDLYQQQAETKQAELDLLEAKRTLNDSKLVLMQTLGLPPTTRYQVATPDFEKLSLPLADEDLDQMTLLALANRSDLKAQQRQIEAAGQQVRQARAGRLPKVDLFASLASDYTSLNEESRFSDQFMDDNPSATVGISVSVPLFDRYLTRTETAKATIEQRNEQLTLREKELQVGLEIAQALQDYRTTQKQVEVVETKLISARQSLQAYEERYRVGASTLVELTQARTQYVTAAFDQIQARHSLVTQEIALAYYLGDMEPVFAALELEKT; from the coding sequence ATGGATAAGAAAGACAGGATACGGGCGACGGGTTTTCGAGTTTGGCCTACAGTGCTCATCACTTTCATTGTTCTGGCCCTGCCGAGCCGGGGAGACTGCGAGATTCCAGCCAAGCAGGTTCTTTCTCTTGGACAGGCTGTGCTCATCGCATTGAAGAACAATCCCGGCTTGAATCGGCAAGCCAATGCGGTGGCGAGTGCGGAAATTTCTGCTTCTCAGCAGCGGACCAATTTCTATCCGGACCTTCAAATCACAGCCACCGGATCGAAGCACTTCGATAAGGCGTACGAGCAAACCACGGGCCAGGATGAAAATCGCAACTATTCATCCATCAACACCGAGCTGTCCTCAACGGTTAACCTGTTCAACGGGTTCGCCGACATCGCCGGCCTCAAAAGCGCCGAACTGGAATTGGGTGCCGGGCGGGAGACCCTTTCCCGAGAAGAACAGGCCCTGGCTTTCGAAACGATTTCCAGTTTCATCCAGGTGTTAACGGATCAGGCATTGATCCAGGTCGAAGAGGAAAATCTGCAAGAGAACCGCAAGCTGTTGGAGCGTATCGAGAACCTCTATCAGGCGGGCAACCTGGCGCTCAGCGATCTCTACCAGCAGCAGGCGGAAACCAAACAGGCAGAACTGGACCTGCTGGAAGCAAAACGTACCCTCAACGACAGCAAACTGGTCCTGATGCAAACCCTGGGACTGCCACCAACGACCCGCTACCAGGTCGCCACACCCGATTTCGAGAAGCTGTCCCTGCCGTTAGCAGATGAAGATCTGGACCAGATGACTCTTCTCGCGCTGGCGAACCGCTCCGATCTTAAAGCGCAGCAGCGACAAATCGAAGCGGCCGGGCAGCAGGTACGCCAGGCCCGGGCAGGTCGGTTGCCCAAAGTTGACCTTTTTGCCAGCTTGGCCTCCGATTACACCAGCCTCAATGAAGAGAGCCGCTTTTCAGACCAGTTTATGGATGACAACCCGAGCGCCACCGTCGGGATCTCTGTTTCAGTCCCACTTTTCGACCGCTACCTGACCCGCACCGAAACTGCCAAGGCCACCATAGAGCAGCGCAATGAGCAATTAACGCTCAGGGAAAAAGAACTCCAGGTCGGTCTCGAAATAGCACAGGCTCTCCAAGACTATCGAACCACGCAGAAACAGGTCGAGGTTGTCGAAACAAAGCTCATCTCTGCCCGTCAATCGCTTCAAGCCTATGAGGAGCGCTACCGGGTGGGCGCATCGACCCTGGTGGAACTCACCCAGGCACGGACTCAATACGTAACCGCAGCGTTTGACCAGATACAGGCCAGACACAGCCTGGTGACTCAAGAGATTGCGCTTGCCTACTATCTTGGGGACATGGAGCCGGTGTTCGCTGCCCTGGAGCTGGAGAAAACTTAG
- a CDS encoding FAD-dependent oxidoreductase — MNTQKNNSGMSRRSFMAVAGGTAGLAAMAAMGFSAMGREAEANIREIDVDGISLEEHETDILVVGGGMAGLFAAVKGHDAGARVLMVSKGRLGSSGQTPFAKGIFAYDAAKEDVSLEEFVASVSRSALGTNNPVFTRQLAEHSLARVKELREWGFFDSPLYFNAFSKPLKERNIPVIERVMITHLIKEKGRIAGAAGFSFDAGKVHIFKAKSVVLCCGAGGFKPNGFPICDLTHDGTVMAYKIGAKVTGKEWNDGHVGQATNAAACYDGWHGMFDRKPGVTGVGIRHDLGVDMNYRAYVQGGPLAMGPPGRGGDGEKISGGPYRPAEFSENKRRPGPPPGGDKDRPDGPPPGGDKDRPGGPPPGMAHSSSVGGSSAGMSIHKAEGLVPMDETGASTIPGLWAAGDALGSHMAGGIYTQIGSSLAGSAVQGAIAAEAAAKYCQKVALATIPAAKQKAVEAEILAPLKRDKGYGPAWVTQTLQGIMIPNFVLYIKKESLLKAALAYVEELRDHHLPMLRAADMHELRLAHETANMIINAEMKLKASIMRKESRCSHYRLDYPELDNTNWNAWINISQGENGEMRLEKQPFGSWPA; from the coding sequence ATGAACACCCAGAAGAACAACAGTGGAATGTCGCGGCGCAGTTTTATGGCGGTTGCCGGCGGCACCGCCGGCCTTGCGGCCATGGCGGCCATGGGATTTTCGGCCATGGGCCGGGAAGCCGAGGCCAATATCCGGGAGATCGATGTCGATGGGATCAGCCTTGAAGAGCATGAAACCGATATCCTGGTGGTCGGCGGCGGCATGGCCGGGTTGTTTGCGGCGGTCAAAGGTCACGATGCCGGCGCCAGGGTGCTGATGGTCTCCAAGGGGCGCCTCGGCTCCTCGGGGCAGACCCCGTTTGCCAAGGGGATTTTCGCCTACGATGCGGCCAAGGAGGACGTGAGCCTGGAGGAGTTCGTCGCCAGCGTCTCCCGCTCGGCCCTCGGCACCAACAACCCGGTCTTCACCCGGCAGCTGGCCGAGCACTCGCTGGCCCGGGTCAAGGAACTCAGGGAGTGGGGGTTCTTCGATTCGCCCCTCTACTTCAACGCCTTCAGCAAACCGCTCAAAGAGCGCAACATCCCGGTCATCGAGCGGGTCATGATCACCCACCTGATCAAGGAAAAGGGGCGCATCGCCGGTGCCGCCGGTTTCAGCTTCGATGCGGGCAAGGTCCATATTTTCAAAGCCAAGAGCGTCGTCCTCTGCTGCGGCGCCGGCGGCTTCAAGCCCAACGGCTTTCCGATCTGCGACCTGACCCACGACGGCACGGTCATGGCCTACAAAATCGGCGCCAAGGTGACCGGCAAGGAGTGGAACGACGGCCATGTCGGCCAGGCGACCAACGCGGCGGCCTGCTATGACGGCTGGCACGGGATGTTCGACCGCAAACCGGGGGTCACGGGGGTTGGAATCCGCCATGACCTGGGGGTGGATATGAACTATCGCGCCTACGTCCAAGGCGGTCCGCTGGCCATGGGGCCTCCGGGGCGCGGTGGCGACGGCGAAAAGATCAGCGGCGGTCCTTACCGCCCGGCGGAGTTCAGCGAAAACAAGCGCCGCCCCGGCCCGCCTCCCGGCGGTGACAAGGACAGACCGGACGGCCCGCCTCCCGGCGGCGACAAGGACAGGCCGGGCGGTCCTCCTCCCGGAATGGCCCACAGCAGCTCGGTCGGTGGTTCTTCGGCCGGGATGTCGATCCACAAGGCGGAAGGGCTGGTGCCGATGGATGAGACCGGGGCCTCCACCATCCCGGGGCTTTGGGCCGCGGGGGATGCCCTCGGCTCCCACATGGCCGGTGGCATTTACACCCAGATCGGTTCTTCTCTGGCGGGGTCGGCCGTGCAGGGGGCGATTGCCGCGGAAGCTGCGGCGAAGTACTGCCAAAAGGTCGCCCTTGCCACTATTCCAGCAGCGAAACAAAAGGCGGTTGAAGCAGAAATCCTCGCGCCGCTGAAGCGGGACAAGGGCTACGGCCCCGCCTGGGTCACCCAGACCCTGCAGGGGATCATGATCCCCAACTTCGTGCTCTACATCAAAAAGGAGAGTCTGCTGAAGGCGGCCCTGGCCTACGTCGAGGAGCTGCGCGATCATCACCTGCCGATGCTGCGGGCGGCCGATATGCACGAGCTGCGGCTGGCCCACGAGACAGCCAACATGATCATCAACGCCGAGATGAAGCTCAAGGCATCGATCATGCGCAAGGAGAGCCGCTGCAGTCACTACCGCCTCGATTACCCCGAGCTCGACAACACGAACTGGAACGCCTGGATCAACATCTCCCAGGGGGAAAACGGCGAGATGAGGCTGGAAAAACAGCCTTTTGGCAGCTGGCCGGCATAA
- a CDS encoding ferric reductase-like transmembrane domain-containing protein, whose translation MTEYLKNNVQLQILAVFSGGPLLIWAAAGDPGRTPLKESLSVLTILAFGLMIGLFYLARPNRAAVRKIGAAKLLRWHKLIGYAAVPVLLVHPVLLVVPRYFEAGLAPGEAFRTIVTTTSSSGILFGLGAWCLMLLLGLSALLRKQLPLTYPTWRIVHGVLALLCVVSAALHALDLGRHADSAMAVFVVLLSAGGIYLLLKSYAAKEQPEGEKR comes from the coding sequence ATGACTGAATATCTAAAAAACAATGTCCAGCTGCAGATTCTGGCGGTTTTTAGCGGTGGGCCGCTGCTGATCTGGGCCGCCGCCGGCGATCCCGGGCGCACGCCGCTGAAGGAATCGCTTTCGGTTCTCACCATCCTGGCCTTCGGCCTGATGATCGGGCTTTTCTACCTTGCCAGGCCCAACCGGGCCGCGGTGAGGAAGATCGGCGCCGCCAAGCTGCTGCGCTGGCATAAACTCATCGGCTACGCGGCGGTGCCGGTGCTGCTCGTGCACCCGGTTTTACTGGTGGTGCCCAGATACTTCGAGGCGGGCCTTGCCCCCGGCGAAGCGTTCAGAACCATCGTTACCACCACCTCCAGTTCGGGAATCCTGTTCGGCCTTGGCGCCTGGTGCCTGATGCTGCTCCTCGGCCTGAGCGCCCTGCTGCGCAAGCAGCTGCCGCTCACCTATCCAACCTGGCGGATTGTTCACGGCGTACTGGCCCTGCTGTGTGTGGTGAGCGCTGCTTTGCATGCCCTCGATCTCGGCCGTCACGCCGACAGCGCCATGGCCGTGTTCGTTGTGCTGCTGTCGGCAGGCGGAATCTATCTGCTGCTGAAGAGCTACGCCGCCAAAGAACAACCCGAGGGGGAAAAAAGATGA